Part of the Marinobacterium rhizophilum genome is shown below.
TCTCAGGCAGCCCCTGAACGTCGGCGACAAGGTGAACCTGAGCCTCTCGTTCAGTGACGGGCAGCAACTGCAGCTGACGCTGCCGGTCCGCTCCCCGGCGGACGAAACGGTCATGTCCGGCGACAACGGGACCCACAAGGCACACGCCGAAGCCTCAGAGGCGCTGCATGAGCATGGGACTCATACAATGCCCCCAGAGCCCGCCCAGAGCGAACAGCACGAACATGACGGCAGCGCTCACAGCCACTAACAAGAGGCTCTGAGCGCAACAGCCTGACGGTCTCAGGCCGTTGCCAGGCCCTGCTCAAGCGGGTGTGGCAACGTTGCGGGCCGGGGCTCTAACCTGAAAGACGCAGGTTGCAGCGGGTCCGTACCATAGAAACTCTGCAACGCCTCCACCAGCATGTCCGCTCTTGCCGGCAAACCGGCCTCGAGATAGTGCAGTACCTGCTGCTGTACCCGGGCTTCAAAGCCGCGGCTGGCGCCGATGTCGGCCGACAGATTATCGGCACTGAAATGAAAGCGGTGGCCGCAGGCAACGGAGAATATCCACTCCAGCGCCTGGGGCTTCACTTCCACAGTTTCGAACAGCGCCTGCTCCTGGGCAGTGCGGCCGTCAGGCTTGTACCAGTAACCAAAATCGACCTGGGTGCGGCGCTGTGCACCGGCCAGGCACCAGTGGGACACTTCATGCAGTGCACTGGAAAAAAAACCGTGGGCAAAAATGATGCGGTGGCGGGCACAGCGGGCGTCAGCCGGCAGGTACTCCGGCTCCCCCTCGCCGCGTACCAGCACGGTATTGAAGCTGCACTCAAACAGCGTATTAAACAGTCGGGTCAGGTCCCGGTAATCGTGCGTACTCATTAATCGAACTTCTGCCACGTATTTTGCTTCAGCCACCAGCTGTCGCCCGTACGCCGGTCGAGCCGGGCGGCGACATAGCCCTTGATATCCTTGTCCGCTCGAGCCCCGCTGAGCTGGATTTCGTAGTCCGAGGACTCCAGCGCCCCGGACTCCAGCAGCGGCTGCCAGCTTCCCTGGTCAGCGAGCCAGGACTCGCCCGTGAAGCGGTCGTAACGAATCAGCACCCATTGCCCGCCGTCGGTGTAATCGGCCGCAATACGGTAGCGATCCCCCACAGCGGCAAGGGACAATTCATTGGCAATCTGGCTGAGCTGATCAATCAGGCTGGCCAGTTGTTCCGGCGCAGCCTCCGGGCTGGCGGTAACGTCCGCCCCGGCATCACCGCCACGCGCTGGCGTGCCCGTCAGCATCTGCAGGCGCGCCAGCGCGGTTTCAGACTGCACGGACAGGTCTGCACCCTGTGCCTTGATCTGGATGAGCTGTTCCTGCACCAGGGTCAGCCGGTTTGCGAGAGTATCCAGATTGCGCTGCAACACCTCGTCGCCCGCCGCCTGGGCATCACTGCGCTTGCCAGCGCCGGTCGGGGGGGCCGCTGGCGCATCGGCCTTTGCCGCCTCGCCCGTACCCGCTGGAGCAGCGGGGACCGGGGCATCGGGCTGCGCAGGCACCGGCGCGTTCGCCACGCAGCCGGCGAGCAGGCAAGCCGCCAGTGCTGCCAAACTGATCTGTTTCACATCCATCCTCATTCTGCTGGGTATGCGAGGCATCGCTTTGCACAGGCCCGACGCCGACTCATCCGGCGACGTGGCGGACCCGCCATGCTGATCGAAAGAAGGCGCACATTATTGCCGCCCGGACAGCGCTTGTCACGATCTGTCGCAGGGCGCATGAACCGAAGGCGATCGCCTCAGGATTGGGGTGATGAGGGCTGCAGCATATACCAGCAACTCAGCAGCGACATGACGGCGGACAGGACGGCATCAACCCCCATGCGGGCCAGCTGCAGGCGGCTTTGCTCATCCAGTGCCGGCAGGGTGATGCGTTCCTGAATGCCCTCGAACGACTTGAGTAACGCCACCGCGCCGGCGACCACATCGGTCACGATCAGTTGCTGGTCATTGCGGGTGCTGCAGGCAAAAAGCACGTCCTTTGTCATGCCGAATACCTGGGTCAGGTCATCGTTACCGCCGCGAATTTCCCCGGAATGATAATGTGCATCCACAATGGAGCTGCATACCTGCACGGCGATCTTGCGGGCCGTACTCAGCAAGCGCTGCGGTTCCAGGGTGTCCTGACTGAGCCGGTACCATCCCTTGAACAGTTTCTCTACCGGGATGGCTTCAAAGTCCCGGGCGGCAACCGCAGGCGCGCCGCTGAGCGAACGCGCCAGATCATCAAACTGCTTGCGGATAAGCTCCTGTCGCTCGACCTTGCTGGCCGACTTGTACTTCATAAACTGCCAGAGGTCATTCAGGTTTTCGTGCTCAAGCACAAGCGCTGGTACGTGCCCGTTCACCTGGGCATCGGCCATCAGGCCGTCGCGCAGCACCTTGTACCGAGGTGCCCGTGCAGGGCCGCCGGCAATATAGTCCAGCAGCAGCCCCCGCAGTTCGCGCACTGTATCGAGCAAAGCGCCCGGACTATCCTGGTTGTCACTCATATCGCGAGGCCCTCTCCTGTCCCTGATCACACATATTCGGATTCAAACGCCACCCCGACGGCTGCCTGAGCCGCCTCACCCGCAAAACAGCACAAATTGTAGCACGGCGCGAGTACCGTATTCGCACAGTTGCGCCCAGCAATGCCAGCAGCATAGCGCTGGACATCGAAAGACTGTACTGCCTCCAGCATAGCCGAACCTGGCAGGTATCAGCGCCTGGCAAGCGCCAACATGACATTCAATGCGCTCAAGCCTCAGAGCGAGAGTATATCGATGCGCCCGCCCGGCAGTTCAGCGGTTTCCGAGTCGTCGCCAGGCGTCGCAATACCA
Proteins encoded:
- a CDS encoding elongation factor P hydroxylase translates to MSTHDYRDLTRLFNTLFECSFNTVLVRGEGEPEYLPADARCARHRIIFAHGFFSSALHEVSHWCLAGAQRRTQVDFGYWYKPDGRTAQEQALFETVEVKPQALEWIFSVACGHRFHFSADNLSADIGASRGFEARVQQQVLHYLEAGLPARADMLVEALQSFYGTDPLQPASFRLEPRPATLPHPLEQGLATA